Proteins from a single region of Massilibacterium senegalense:
- a CDS encoding 3-hydroxyacyl-CoA dehydrogenase family protein, producing MNNFKIGVVGSGTMGGGIAHLAALSGFQVIVCDIEQNFLDNALQRMQSFMDKSIAKGRMTVEEKEAVLGRITCTTNLEEMKEADIVIEAIIEDLEAKKELFTQLDQIVPENTILATNTSSMSITVIAEATNRQERVAGLHFFNPPQIMKLVEVVRGYKTSDDTVQKLMELSRQLGKEPIEVKKDTPGFIVNRVMIPQFIEAIRLVEEGVASYEDVDKAVKLGLNYPMGPFELQDFAGVDIGLSVMDYFYEEFKDDRFAAPMSIRQIVRAGRLGKKTGAGFYDYNK from the coding sequence ATGAATAATTTTAAAATAGGTGTTGTAGGTTCTGGAACGATGGGTGGAGGAATTGCTCATTTGGCAGCATTGTCTGGATTTCAAGTGATTGTTTGTGATATCGAACAAAATTTTCTTGATAACGCTTTACAAAGAATGCAGTCCTTTATGGATAAAAGCATTGCAAAAGGGAGAATGACAGTAGAAGAAAAGGAAGCTGTTTTGGGACGAATCACATGTACAACTAATTTAGAAGAAATGAAAGAAGCAGATATTGTTATTGAAGCCATTATCGAGGATTTAGAAGCGAAAAAAGAATTATTTACACAGTTAGATCAAATTGTTCCGGAAAATACTATTCTTGCTACTAATACATCATCTATGTCTATAACGGTTATTGCTGAAGCGACGAATAGGCAGGAACGGGTGGCGGGACTTCACTTTTTTAATCCTCCACAAATTATGAAGTTAGTAGAAGTCGTTAGAGGATATAAAACGAGTGATGACACGGTTCAAAAGTTAATGGAACTTTCTAGACAATTAGGAAAAGAGCCGATTGAAGTAAAGAAAGATACTCCAGGATTTATCGTGAATAGAGTGATGATTCCTCAATTTATTGAAGCAATTCGATTAGTAGAAGAAGGAGTAGCTTCATATGAGGATGTGGATAAAGCGGTGAAATTAGGACTAAATTATCCAATGGGTCCTTTTGAACTTCAAGATTTTGCAGGGGTTGATATTGGTTTATCCGTTATGGATTATTTTTATGAAGAATTCAAAGATGACCGATTTGCAGCTCCGATGTCTATACGTCAAATAGTAAGGGCAGGAAGATTAGGCAAAAAAACGGGTGCTGGTTTTTATGATTACAATAAGTAG
- a CDS encoding TPM domain-containing protein: MKRVSVVGFFVFFFFFSFAIMTGTAASPDKQRIYDYANLLSKDDVEELETLSAQLSKKRETDFIILTTNDTEGKDVVKYMQDFYEEQALGYDKPHGNVAILTLDMQHREVDLAGFYKAKTYLDNERMNLIRERITPDLTDGNYVKAFKTFMKKSDEYMDFKPGVNPENILFKWWFQLIASLSVGGIIVGIMAYNSGGRMTVYEGTYRDNENSKILNRKDQYIRTTISKHKKPSSNNSGGGGGGITSGGHSHSGSRGSF, from the coding sequence GTGAAACGAGTTAGTGTAGTAGGTTTCTTTGTTTTCTTTTTCTTTTTTTCATTCGCCATCATGACCGGAACAGCTGCTTCACCAGATAAACAAAGAATTTATGATTATGCCAATCTTTTATCGAAAGATGACGTAGAAGAACTTGAAACGTTATCTGCACAATTGAGTAAAAAAAGGGAAACGGATTTTATCATTTTAACAACCAATGATACAGAAGGTAAAGACGTCGTGAAATATATGCAAGATTTTTATGAAGAACAGGCATTAGGATACGACAAACCTCATGGTAATGTAGCTATTTTAACGCTTGATATGCAGCATCGTGAAGTGGATTTAGCAGGTTTTTATAAAGCAAAAACGTATTTAGATAATGAACGAATGAACTTGATTCGCGAAAGAATCACTCCTGATTTAACGGATGGAAATTACGTTAAAGCGTTTAAAACATTCATGAAAAAATCTGACGAATACATGGATTTTAAACCAGGTGTGAATCCTGAAAATATTTTGTTCAAGTGGTGGTTTCAACTCATTGCCTCCCTTTCAGTCGGTGGTATTATTGTGGGGATAATGGCTTACAATTCTGGTGGGAGAATGACGGTTTACGAAGGAACGTATCGAGACAATGAAAATTCCAAAATTTTAAATCGAAAAGACCAGTACATACGAACAACTATTTCTAAACATAAAAAACCTTCTAGTAATAATAGTGGTGGCGGTGGTGGTGGAATCACTAGTGGCGGTCATTCACATAGTGGTAGTAGAGGAAGTTTTTAA
- a CDS encoding class I adenylate-forming enzyme family protein, with product MIQHHKRKKYHLTVHQLLENAFQLTPEQEAVYDGHRRLTYRELMEESTALAYGLQQLGIKKGDRVAVCLPNSHEFIIILFALSRIGAILIPFNTRYRVDEIEYILQDSGAKVAFFTKEFDHVQHFSQFVEVQKKLSSLEQLVTVRFEEEGYKSLYELIRNGKAFKSNFPEIDSKEDVFVILYTSGTTGKPKGVMLTHQNVMYTGIVAKEKMKCTKEDVFLIPVPVFHIFGIVFIIHTISAMARMVLMEKFSAKEALTLIQNEQVTVHAGVPSMFILELNHPSFETFDLSSLRTGEMAAAPCPVEVVRKIKVNMGCNILVAYGLTETSANLTITDFSDDDVLKSETVGKAIEGVELKVVNANGEEVSRGEVGELVCRSLGLMKGYYNMPEKTREVVDENGWFYTGDLAAMDQQGYIRIVGRLKEMIIRGGYNIYPREIEDIFYEHPSVLDIAVVGLPDSVLGEIVCAAIRLKPNQDVDKKRLIEFAKQRLADYKVPDKIIFLNEFPMTGSGKILKMNLQQRLKKELQSELR from the coding sequence ATGATTCAACATCACAAACGAAAAAAGTATCATTTGACTGTTCATCAACTTTTAGAAAACGCCTTTCAACTTACTCCCGAACAGGAAGCTGTTTATGATGGTCACCGTCGTCTTACTTATCGTGAATTAATGGAAGAATCTACAGCATTAGCTTACGGTTTGCAACAACTTGGTATTAAAAAAGGTGACCGGGTTGCTGTATGTTTACCTAATTCGCATGAGTTTATTATTATTTTATTTGCCCTATCTAGAATTGGGGCGATTCTCATCCCGTTTAATACCCGATATCGAGTCGATGAGATTGAATATATTTTACAAGATTCAGGTGCGAAAGTTGCCTTTTTTACAAAAGAATTTGATCATGTCCAGCATTTTAGCCAATTTGTTGAAGTTCAAAAAAAACTATCTTCGTTAGAGCAACTAGTGACGGTTCGTTTCGAAGAAGAAGGTTATAAAAGTCTTTATGAACTAATAAGAAACGGTAAAGCGTTTAAATCTAATTTTCCAGAAATAGATTCTAAAGAGGATGTTTTTGTGATTCTTTATACATCAGGTACTACAGGGAAACCTAAAGGCGTAATGCTTACACATCAAAACGTCATGTATACAGGAATTGTTGCCAAAGAAAAAATGAAATGTACAAAAGAAGATGTATTTTTAATTCCTGTTCCAGTATTTCATATATTTGGAATTGTATTTATTATCCATACTATTAGTGCTATGGCAAGAATGGTGCTAATGGAAAAGTTCAGTGCAAAAGAAGCACTAACACTTATTCAAAATGAACAGGTGACGGTTCATGCTGGTGTACCAAGTATGTTTATTTTGGAATTAAATCATCCTTCTTTTGAAACATTTGATCTATCTTCATTAAGAACAGGCGAAATGGCGGCTGCTCCTTGTCCAGTAGAGGTTGTTCGTAAAATAAAAGTAAATATGGGCTGTAACATATTAGTAGCATACGGATTGACAGAAACATCAGCTAATCTTACAATAACGGATTTTTCAGATGACGATGTGTTGAAATCTGAAACGGTCGGGAAAGCCATTGAAGGTGTGGAATTAAAAGTCGTAAATGCAAATGGAGAAGAAGTGTCAAGAGGAGAAGTCGGAGAATTAGTTTGCCGTAGTTTAGGATTGATGAAAGGCTATTATAATATGCCGGAAAAAACAAGGGAAGTTGTAGATGAAAATGGTTGGTTTTATACAGGAGACTTGGCCGCTATGGATCAACAAGGATATATACGTATTGTTGGGCGTTTAAAAGAAATGATTATTCGCGGAGGATATAATATATATCCCCGAGAAATAGAAGACATCTTTTATGAGCATCCAAGTGTGCTAGACATTGCCGTGGTAGGATTACCTGATTCTGTTCTTGGAGAAATTGTTTGTGCAGCTATTCGTTTAAAACCAAATCAAGACGTAGATAAGAAAAGATTAATCGAGTTTGCAAAACAGCGATTAGCAGATTATAAAGTACCGGATAAGATTATTTTTCTGAATGAATTCCCGATGACTGGTTCAGGGAAAATTTTGAAAATGAACCTTCAACAACGATTAAAAAAGGAATTACAATCAGAATTAAGATAA
- a CDS encoding SPFH domain-containing protein, with the protein MFFKNQFANVVEWEEFRTDMIFWKWSNREIKKGSRLIIHPGQDAIFLYNGKIEGIFEDEGDYNIESEIIPFLSTLKGFKFGFNSGMRVEVLFVNTKEFTVKWGTKNAIHIPTDALPGGMPIRANGTFNFKVDDYIALIDKIAGVKNSYLVEDIKLRITSILDQLLMKWISKEGKDMFNLQANAFEIAKGIKEDLDMELINQGMTVTGFNIVSFNYPEEIQKMINKTASHSMIGDLGKYQQVSMTEGMASGKIAGGGAASDMAGMMMGMNIAKEMMKNMEQSNVTGEKESSQPVEVKKKPNFCPNCGEKTEGANFCPNCGEKLG; encoded by the coding sequence ATGTTTTTTAAAAATCAATTTGCAAATGTTGTGGAGTGGGAAGAGTTTAGAACCGATATGATTTTTTGGAAGTGGAGTAACCGAGAAATCAAAAAAGGTAGTCGTCTTATTATTCATCCAGGGCAAGATGCTATCTTTTTATATAACGGAAAAATAGAAGGAATTTTTGAAGATGAAGGTGATTACAATATTGAATCGGAAATTATCCCTTTTCTATCAACGTTAAAAGGATTTAAATTTGGATTTAATAGCGGAATGCGTGTAGAAGTATTATTTGTGAACACGAAAGAGTTTACTGTAAAATGGGGTACCAAAAATGCGATTCACATTCCGACTGATGCGCTTCCTGGTGGGATGCCGATTCGTGCGAATGGTACGTTTAACTTTAAAGTGGATGATTATATTGCGCTGATTGATAAAATCGCTGGTGTGAAAAATAGTTATCTTGTAGAAGATATTAAACTAAGAATTACCTCTATTCTTGATCAGTTACTAATGAAGTGGATTTCAAAAGAAGGAAAAGATATGTTTAATTTACAAGCAAATGCGTTTGAAATTGCTAAAGGAATTAAAGAAGATTTAGATATGGAACTCATCAATCAAGGGATGACAGTTACAGGTTTTAATATTGTTAGTTTCAACTATCCAGAAGAAATCCAAAAAATGATTAATAAAACAGCTTCTCATAGTATGATTGGCGACCTAGGTAAATATCAACAAGTCTCCATGACAGAGGGAATGGCATCTGGAAAAATAGCAGGTGGCGGTGCAGCATCAGATATGGCTGGAATGATGATGGGAATGAATATTGCAAAAGAAATGATGAAAAACATGGAACAATCGAACGTTACAGGGGAAAAAGAAAGTTCACAACCTGTAGAAGTAAAGAAAAAACCGAATTTTTGCCCGAATTGTGGAGAAAAAACGGAAGGTGCTAATTTTTGTCCAAACTGCGGTGAAAAATTAGGATAA
- a CDS encoding TFIIB-type zinc ribbon-containing protein, translating into MVIHYKCPSCGDDMNFDSDTGMLSCPSCGRKDTIEDFSDAFITTHFSEDEAKEYHCQNCGAVLITEAETTATNCSFCGAGVVLIDRLSGTLTPAKVIPFTISKEEAIAAFKKWCKKGLLTPKGFMTADRIKKITGMYVPFWLYNIDSDAEIDAVGTKIRTYTSGDYIITETKYYDVYRKVKVNYVKVPVDASEKMNDELMDKLEPYDYKLLKDFKTPYLAGYIAEKYNYNDEELFPRVKEKVQPYIESFISSTVSQYATVQYKNKQIHMEKEHAYYVLLPVWMVYYDFEQSEYTFAMNGQTGKVVGKPPISYGKVAMWFSGLAGSTFITLKLISFLMGGGFW; encoded by the coding sequence ATGGTTATCCATTATAAATGTCCAAGTTGTGGCGATGATATGAATTTTGATAGTGACACGGGGATGTTATCTTGTCCGAGTTGTGGAAGGAAAGATACGATAGAAGATTTTTCTGATGCGTTTATTACGACACACTTTTCAGAAGATGAGGCAAAAGAATACCATTGTCAAAACTGTGGCGCTGTTCTCATTACCGAAGCAGAAACAACCGCAACGAACTGTAGTTTTTGTGGTGCGGGTGTGGTGTTAATTGATCGATTATCTGGAACGCTGACACCGGCAAAGGTCATTCCTTTTACGATTAGTAAAGAAGAAGCGATAGCTGCTTTTAAAAAATGGTGTAAAAAGGGTTTGCTTACGCCTAAAGGATTCATGACAGCAGATCGAATCAAAAAGATTACAGGAATGTACGTTCCTTTTTGGTTGTACAATATTGATAGTGATGCAGAAATTGATGCAGTTGGAACGAAAATAAGAACATATACCAGTGGAGATTATATAATTACGGAAACGAAATATTATGACGTGTATCGTAAAGTGAAAGTGAATTATGTAAAAGTTCCAGTCGATGCTTCTGAAAAAATGAATGATGAGTTAATGGATAAATTAGAACCGTATGATTATAAACTTTTAAAAGACTTTAAAACCCCATATTTAGCGGGATATATAGCTGAAAAATATAATTATAATGATGAAGAGCTTTTTCCACGTGTAAAAGAAAAAGTACAGCCATATATCGAATCTTTTATTAGTTCAACGGTTAGTCAATATGCAACAGTTCAGTATAAAAATAAACAGATTCATATGGAAAAAGAACACGCCTATTATGTTCTGTTGCCGGTTTGGATGGTTTATTATGACTTTGAACAATCGGAATACACTTTTGCTATGAATGGTCAGACTGGTAAAGTAGTTGGGAAACCACCGATTAGTTATGGAAAAGTAGCCATGTGGTTTAGCGGTTTAGCAGGTAGTACATTCATTACGTTGAAGCTGATTTCCTTTTTAATGGGAGGTGGCTTTTGGTGA
- a CDS encoding PspA/IM30 family protein produces MGMLSRFKDIMASNINALLDKAEDPEKMIEQYLRNLNRDLGKVKAETASVMAEEKRAKRALTECQQEMEKMQVYAIKALEAGNEDDARKFLEKKTEITTKEAELQKAYELASSNATQMRQMHDKLVADSRELESRRTMMKGKMSVAKTQERLNKIGSSILGANDSISAFERMEEKANKALDAANAMAELHASPKDDLKDLMSKYETSTSDVDDELAKLKEQLKNKE; encoded by the coding sequence ATGGGTATGTTATCAAGATTCAAAGATATTATGGCGAGTAACATTAATGCATTATTAGATAAAGCAGAAGATCCAGAAAAAATGATTGAGCAATATTTACGTAATTTAAATCGAGATTTAGGAAAAGTAAAAGCGGAAACGGCTTCTGTTATGGCAGAGGAAAAACGGGCAAAACGAGCGTTAACAGAATGTCAACAAGAGATGGAGAAAATGCAAGTGTACGCAATAAAAGCGTTAGAAGCTGGAAATGAAGATGATGCTCGGAAGTTTTTAGAGAAAAAAACAGAAATAACAACGAAAGAAGCGGAATTACAAAAGGCTTATGAATTAGCTTCTTCTAATGCCACTCAAATGCGTCAAATGCATGATAAGCTTGTTGCTGATAGTAGAGAATTAGAAAGTCGCCGGACGATGATGAAAGGAAAAATGTCTGTTGCTAAAACGCAAGAGCGTTTAAATAAAATTGGTTCGTCTATTTTAGGTGCAAATGATTCTATATCTGCTTTTGAAAGAATGGAAGAAAAGGCTAATAAAGCACTTGATGCAGCAAATGCAATGGCAGAATTACATGCTTCTCCAAAGGACGACTTGAAAGATTTAATGTCAAAATATGAAACGTCTACATCCGATGTGGACGATGAACTTGCCAAATTGAAAGAGCAATTAAAAAATAAAGAATGA
- a CDS encoding acetyl-CoA C-acetyltransferase translates to MGRNEVVLIDGARTAFTEFGGSFCRVSAIDLGAATTKEAIKRSTIHPQEIDQVVMGNVIQSSADAIYLGRHVGLKAGVPTEVPGLTVNRLCGSGLQSIITAAQSILLGEANVVLAGGTENMSQVPHVIRGARWGIPLGKNPMNDYLWEALYDPYGDCTMAMTAENIAEKYEISREAVDEFAIKSHEKALTAMEKGYFKEEIVPVTIKTKKGEVVIVKDEHPRATSLESISKLPARFKKDGVVTAANASGMNDGAATVVLTSANYVEKRGIQPLARLVSWGITGVEPKLMGLGPVSAIQQALEKANMRISDLDLIEINEAFAAQYLGCQKLLDFDPKLGNVNGGAVALGHPLGASGTRISLSLLYELRRRGKKYGASSLCIGGGQGIACIWEVL, encoded by the coding sequence ATGGGAAGAAATGAAGTGGTTTTAATTGATGGAGCACGGACGGCATTTACAGAATTCGGAGGTTCCTTTTGTCGTGTATCGGCTATTGATTTAGGAGCTGCTACCACAAAAGAAGCAATAAAACGATCAACTATTCATCCACAAGAAATTGATCAAGTTGTAATGGGCAATGTCATTCAATCAAGCGCGGATGCCATTTATCTCGGACGTCATGTTGGACTTAAGGCTGGAGTTCCAACAGAAGTACCAGGCTTAACTGTGAACCGTCTTTGCGGTTCAGGATTACAATCGATTATCACTGCAGCTCAGTCTATCTTGTTAGGAGAAGCTAATGTAGTGCTTGCAGGTGGAACAGAAAATATGAGTCAAGTCCCTCATGTCATTCGAGGTGCTAGATGGGGGATTCCCTTAGGAAAAAACCCAATGAATGATTACTTATGGGAAGCACTGTATGATCCTTATGGTGATTGTACGATGGCAATGACCGCTGAGAATATTGCTGAAAAATATGAGATATCTAGAGAAGCAGTAGATGAATTTGCCATAAAGAGTCATGAAAAAGCGCTAACTGCAATGGAAAAAGGATATTTTAAAGAAGAAATTGTCCCTGTTACAATCAAGACAAAAAAAGGTGAAGTGGTAATTGTGAAAGATGAACATCCACGAGCGACCTCTTTAGAATCAATCTCAAAGTTACCTGCTCGTTTCAAAAAAGATGGAGTGGTAACAGCAGCAAATGCAAGTGGAATGAACGATGGTGCAGCAACAGTTGTTCTTACTTCTGCTAACTATGTTGAAAAAAGAGGAATTCAACCATTGGCACGTTTAGTGTCCTGGGGGATTACAGGTGTCGAACCGAAGTTAATGGGATTAGGACCTGTATCCGCGATTCAACAAGCATTAGAAAAAGCAAATATGAGAATAAGTGATTTAGATTTAATTGAAATTAATGAAGCATTTGCTGCGCAATACTTAGGGTGTCAAAAATTACTCGATTTTGATCCGAAATTAGGAAATGTGAATGGTGGTGCAGTTGCCCTAGGACATCCGCTAGGCGCAAGTGGAACGCGGATTTCTCTTTCTTTACTTTATGAATTACGACGAAGAGGAAAAAAATATGGCGCATCGTCTCTTTGCATCGGTGGAGGCCAAGGAATCGCATGTATATGGGAAGTGTTATAA
- a CDS encoding 2TM domain-containing protein: protein MITLLIILAEISFWIFIVAGLFARYVWKREKLSWYFFAMVPIIDLLLLLLTYFDLRAGATATSAHGIAAIYIGCSIAFGKQMIEWADVRFQYYVLKTGSLPKKKVGVERRKQEIKGWLKHAYAYVIGNAFLWIMIFSLGMDEQTIALFHTSQFWTFILAIDLLVSLSYIIAPPKA, encoded by the coding sequence ATGATTACTTTGCTGATTATTTTAGCAGAAATTAGTTTTTGGATTTTCATCGTGGCTGGTCTATTTGCAAGATATGTATGGAAAAGAGAAAAATTAAGTTGGTACTTCTTTGCAATGGTCCCGATTATTGATTTATTGTTATTACTATTAACTTATTTTGATTTACGTGCAGGAGCAACTGCTACTAGTGCACACGGAATTGCCGCTATTTATATTGGATGTTCTATTGCTTTTGGTAAACAAATGATTGAATGGGCGGACGTACGCTTTCAATATTACGTATTAAAAACTGGATCCTTGCCCAAAAAGAAAGTTGGGGTGGAACGTAGAAAACAAGAAATAAAAGGATGGTTGAAACATGCATACGCCTATGTAATCGGGAATGCTTTTTTATGGATTATGATTTTTTCACTTGGAATGGATGAACAAACAATAGCACTCTTCCATACTTCTCAGTTTTGGACTTTTATTTTAGCAATCGACCTATTAGTCTCCCTTTCTTATATAATCGCACCACCAAAAGCATAA
- a CDS encoding DUF1294 domain-containing protein, whose amino-acid sequence MELFFIYFILINIIGLYVMHFDKQMAIQGKKRVPEKILWRLAILGGGIGVTIGMKWFRHKTKHTSFVIGFPALAIIQVLFVLYILTKVIGEKGS is encoded by the coding sequence ATGGAGTTATTTTTCATATATTTCATCCTAATAAATATCATCGGTTTGTATGTGATGCACTTCGATAAACAAATGGCAATCCAAGGGAAAAAACGAGTTCCCGAAAAAATATTATGGAGACTAGCGATTTTAGGTGGAGGAATAGGCGTTACTATTGGGATGAAGTGGTTTAGACATAAAACGAAACATACCTCTTTTGTTATCGGTTTCCCAGCGTTAGCGATTATTCAAGTATTGTTTGTTTTATACATTTTAACAAAAGTAATAGGAGAAAAAGGCAGTTGA
- a CDS encoding TetR/AcrR family transcriptional regulator, which yields MPKIVNHEERKENIAKATWRVIGKEGIEGATVRAIAKEANVSLGVVRYYFCTQDELLDYAMRLVDQKVKQRIEEKMPLSLPLKKLAIEILLELIPTDSEKLLEMRVWHEFISRKLQKKLALDDGIQEVVYKILNHLYQEGLLKDSIHLEMEGMKLYALIDGLALHVMMKKIPLDLETLRTILEHHFHTIWKEK from the coding sequence ATGCCGAAAATCGTAAATCATGAAGAACGTAAGGAGAACATTGCCAAAGCTACGTGGCGCGTTATCGGAAAAGAGGGAATAGAAGGAGCGACGGTTCGCGCAATTGCAAAGGAGGCGAATGTATCGCTTGGAGTTGTACGGTATTATTTTTGCACCCAAGATGAATTATTAGACTACGCGATGAGACTTGTCGATCAAAAAGTAAAACAGCGAATCGAAGAAAAAATGCCTCTATCTCTTCCTTTAAAAAAGTTAGCGATTGAAATCTTATTAGAATTAATTCCGACAGATTCTGAAAAATTACTAGAAATGCGCGTATGGCACGAGTTTATTTCGAGAAAATTACAAAAAAAATTAGCACTTGATGATGGTATTCAAGAAGTAGTATATAAAATATTGAACCATTTATATCAAGAAGGATTACTTAAAGATTCTATTCATTTGGAGATGGAAGGAATGAAGTTGTATGCATTAATCGATGGATTAGCACTACATGTGATGATGAAAAAAATACCTCTTGATTTAGAAACATTAAGGACAATCTTAGAACATCATTTCCATACTATATGGAAAGAAAAATAA
- a CDS encoding acyl-CoA thioesterase: MRSNEFQLMVNFGDTDRAGIVYYPNYFKWFDIATHQFFRNIEMPLSKLDADHDIIIPLLDVGCTFEKPLYDDDVITIKTVVAEVNEKTILFNHEVFKGDTRTGYGHELHGWVRRTDGKLKAVPIPENLKKLLRMNEEMKSHPNNPWLSA, encoded by the coding sequence ATAAGAAGTAATGAATTTCAACTAATGGTGAACTTTGGAGATACGGATAGGGCAGGAATTGTTTATTATCCAAATTATTTTAAATGGTTTGACATAGCTACTCATCAATTTTTTCGTAATATAGAAATGCCATTGTCAAAGCTTGATGCTGATCACGATATTATCATTCCATTACTAGACGTTGGTTGTACATTTGAAAAACCATTGTACGATGATGATGTGATTACAATTAAAACAGTAGTTGCAGAAGTGAATGAGAAAACAATTTTATTTAATCATGAAGTTTTTAAAGGTGACACAAGAACGGGGTACGGCCATGAACTTCATGGTTGGGTAAGGAGAACAGACGGGAAGTTAAAAGCTGTCCCTATCCCTGAAAACTTAAAAAAATTATTAAGGATGAATGAAGAAATGAAATCTCATCCTAATAATCCATGGTTAAGTGCTTGA
- a CDS encoding enoyl-CoA hydratase/isomerase family protein, with translation MNLELLECVIENNIALVSLNRPPYNPLNWNLFSELSQLMDELEENPLVRAVIITGKGNRAFAAGADIRDMMDLNASDILANNEKCRATFLKMERLSKPIIAAVNGLALGGGAELTLACDVRICSDTAKFGFPEINLGIIPGAGGTQRLQRIVSQTVAKELLYFGEMITAKRAYEIGLVNKVVPLESLLNEAKEWALKLAEKPAIAMRMMKLSVNSGAKVDLDSALDLELACFGNTFATEDRKEGMQAFIEKRQAKFQGK, from the coding sequence ATGAATTTGGAATTATTAGAATGCGTCATTGAAAATAATATTGCATTGGTTTCGTTGAATCGGCCTCCTTATAATCCATTAAATTGGAACTTATTCAGTGAATTGTCGCAACTTATGGATGAATTAGAAGAGAATCCTTTAGTTAGAGCAGTTATTATAACTGGGAAAGGGAATCGGGCCTTTGCAGCAGGGGCGGACATTAGAGATATGATGGATTTAAATGCATCGGATATTTTAGCTAATAATGAAAAGTGTCGCGCTACTTTTTTAAAGATGGAGCGTTTATCGAAGCCTATTATTGCGGCTGTGAATGGATTAGCGTTAGGAGGAGGAGCTGAGCTTACTTTAGCTTGTGATGTAAGAATTTGTTCAGACACCGCTAAATTTGGATTCCCAGAAATTAATTTAGGTATTATTCCAGGGGCTGGTGGAACACAACGTCTTCAGCGAATTGTAAGTCAAACAGTTGCAAAAGAGTTGTTATATTTTGGGGAAATGATTACTGCAAAAAGAGCCTATGAAATTGGTTTAGTGAATAAAGTAGTGCCACTTGAATCATTACTTAATGAGGCGAAAGAGTGGGCGCTAAAATTAGCAGAAAAACCGGCCATAGCTATGAGAATGATGAAGCTGTCTGTAAATTCTGGAGCAAAGGTTGATCTCGATTCTGCTTTAGATTTAGAACTAGCTTGTTTCGGAAATACATTTGCAACGGAAGATAGAAAAGAAGGGATGCAGGCCTTCATTGAAAAGAGACAGGCAAAATTCCAAGGGAAATAG